In Moorena sp. SIOASIH, the following proteins share a genomic window:
- a CDS encoding HlyD family efflux transporter periplasmic adaptor subunit → MTNNKEQMTNSSNGRTATKLQDAKQIEQDLMSPHLQDYKQIEQNLTSPKLEVLKKDDSREDWSFATKELLDSLPQAWTRGLLYLLVIFISVLVPWAMFFKIDETGSARGRLEPKDKTIRLDSSVMGTVAKLYVKEGESVKAGQNLVELESELVQTEIQQSQKRLEGQQNQLNQLKLMKNQLAIALQTQEQQNQAQQLEKLAQVEQVRQTLAALKKSYNLQKTEQLAQLNQAKQLLDHSQLAYNLMENRMENAKREVARFRDAFNEGIVSEIQLVDREDMAQDRQRLYEQTRSELEQSKLRLTEQESSYERTLRQTEAEIEQAQLRLREQQKSYQSLVEAGKLAILRSEENFKNMEAEISRLEADIAQNNSQIEGLRFQLSQRVIKSPVNGTIFDFPIPGAGSVVQPGMMVAEIAPENSSLSLKAQMTTQESGSLKTGLPVKLKFDAYPYQDYGVLAGEITSISPTTEEVDTAQGRIAVYNLKIALKKDCIDSGNECIPLRPGDTASAEVIVRRRRIIDLILDPFKQLQKGGIGL, encoded by the coding sequence ATGACAAATAATAAAGAACAAATGACTAATTCATCGAATGGACGAACTGCGACTAAACTCCAGGATGCCAAACAAATTGAACAGGATTTAATGTCTCCACACCTCCAGGATTATAAACAGATTGAGCAAAATTTAACGTCTCCTAAGCTAGAGGTTTTGAAGAAAGATGACTCCAGGGAGGATTGGTCTTTTGCTACCAAAGAACTTCTCGATAGTCTCCCCCAAGCTTGGACTAGAGGGTTGTTGTATTTATTGGTAATATTTATTAGTGTCCTTGTTCCTTGGGCAATGTTTTTTAAAATCGATGAAACTGGGAGTGCTAGGGGACGACTAGAACCCAAAGATAAGACGATTCGGTTAGATTCATCTGTGATGGGAACTGTAGCTAAACTTTATGTAAAGGAAGGAGAATCCGTAAAAGCTGGGCAGAATTTAGTTGAACTAGAATCGGAATTAGTCCAGACTGAGATCCAGCAGTCCCAAAAGCGATTGGAAGGTCAACAAAATCAGCTTAATCAGTTAAAATTGATGAAAAATCAGTTAGCGATCGCCCTTCAAACTCAGGAGCAACAAAATCAAGCCCAGCAGTTGGAGAAGTTGGCCCAGGTTGAACAAGTGCGACAAACTTTAGCAGCCCTTAAGAAATCTTATAATTTACAAAAAACAGAACAATTGGCCCAGTTAAATCAGGCCAAGCAATTGCTAGATCATAGTCAACTGGCTTATAATCTCATGGAAAATCGCATGGAAAATGCGAAGCGGGAGGTGGCACGGTTTAGAGATGCATTTAATGAGGGGATTGTTTCGGAAATTCAGTTGGTAGACCGGGAAGATATGGCTCAAGATCGGCAACGGTTGTATGAACAAACCCGATCAGAGCTCGAGCAATCGAAGTTACGGTTAACGGAGCAAGAGAGTAGTTATGAGCGCACCTTGCGCCAAACCGAAGCAGAGATTGAACAAGCGCAGTTGCGTCTACGGGAGCAACAGAAAAGTTATCAGAGTTTAGTCGAAGCCGGGAAATTGGCTATACTTCGCTCTGAGGAGAATTTTAAAAATATGGAGGCAGAAATTTCTAGACTTGAGGCTGATATTGCTCAGAATAATAGTCAGATAGAGGGGTTAAGATTTCAGTTGTCTCAACGGGTGATCAAATCTCCGGTAAATGGGACGATATTTGATTTCCCGATTCCTGGTGCCGGTTCAGTGGTGCAGCCAGGAATGATGGTGGCGGAAATTGCCCCAGAGAATTCTTCCTTAAGTCTCAAGGCCCAGATGACAACACAGGAAAGTGGTTCCTTGAAAACTGGGCTACCCGTAAAGTTGAAGTTTGATGCTTATCCCTATCAAGATTATGGGGTGCTAGCAGGGGAAATTACCAGCATTTCTCCCACTACTGAAGAGGTGGATACCGCTCAGGGCAGGATAGCGGTATATAACTTAAAAATTGCCCTGAAAAAAGACTGCATTGACTCAGGGAATGAGTGTATTCCTTTGCGTCCAGGGGATACTGCATCTGCTGAGGTGATTGTTAGACGGCGTCGGATTATTGATTTGATTCTCGATCCGTTTAAGCAATTGCAGAAGGGGGGGATAGGACTTTAG
- a CDS encoding TMEM165/GDT1 family protein, protein MDWQLLGLSFLTVFLAEIGDKSQLAAIALSGSLNSPRTVFFGTIAALILASFLGVVAGGGVAHLLPTRLLKAIAAIGFALMALRLLWPSEGTVED, encoded by the coding sequence ATGGATTGGCAATTACTAGGACTAAGTTTCCTAACGGTATTTTTAGCTGAAATTGGAGACAAAAGCCAATTGGCTGCGATCGCACTCAGTGGTAGTCTCAATTCCCCCCGTACTGTGTTTTTTGGAACTATAGCGGCACTGATACTTGCTAGCTTTCTGGGTGTAGTAGCTGGGGGAGGGGTGGCTCATCTATTGCCTACTCGTCTACTTAAAGCGATCGCAGCCATTGGCTTTGCTCTGATGGCATTACGGCTATTGTGGCCTTCAGAAGGAACGGTGGAGGATTGA
- a CDS encoding acylneuraminate cytidylyltransferase family protein, producing the protein MILGIIPARGGSKSIPLKNIVSVAGKPLIAYTIEAATLANSIDRVIVSTDSVDIANVARTYGAEVPFLRPSELAQDDTPGMDPILHALQWFGAHEADQPDYVLVLQPTSPLRTAEDIDGIVRLALEQKAETAVSVCPVHHHPFWTKGIDPVGKLVNLFTSNETYTRRQDLPPAYALNGALYFAQCQVLIEKATFYTEQTYAYVMPTERSLDIDTSWDLYLAELILNNIALRAGNRQRLGSVGSVDSVGSVGVGG; encoded by the coding sequence ATGATTTTAGGAATTATTCCTGCAAGGGGTGGATCAAAATCAATCCCACTTAAGAATATTGTGTCTGTTGCGGGGAAGCCACTGATTGCCTATACGATTGAGGCTGCTACCTTAGCTAATTCAATTGACCGCGTGATCGTCTCAACCGACTCAGTTGACATTGCTAATGTTGCTCGAACCTATGGGGCAGAGGTTCCTTTTCTTCGGCCTTCAGAGCTGGCACAGGATGATACTCCTGGTATGGATCCAATTTTACATGCACTTCAATGGTTCGGTGCTCATGAAGCTGATCAACCTGATTACGTTCTGGTTTTGCAGCCAACTTCTCCACTGCGTACTGCTGAAGATATAGATGGGATTGTTCGGTTAGCTTTAGAACAAAAGGCTGAAACAGCTGTTAGTGTTTGCCCCGTGCATCATCATCCGTTTTGGACTAAAGGAATTGATCCAGTGGGTAAGCTGGTTAACCTATTCACCTCTAATGAAACCTATACCAGGCGGCAGGATTTGCCCCCAGCCTACGCTTTGAATGGTGCTCTTTACTTTGCCCAGTGTCAGGTGTTAATCGAAAAAGCAACATTCTATACAGAGCAAACCTATGCCTATGTTATGCCTACTGAACGTTCCCTAGATATTGATACATCTTGGGATTTATATTTGGCAGAGTTGATTTTGAATAATATAGCGCTGCGGGCGGGGAACAGGCAAAGATTGGGCAGTGTGGGCAGTGTGGACAGTGTGGGCAGTGTTGGTGTTGGTGGGTAA
- a CDS encoding NAD-dependent 4,6-dehydratase LegB, whose product MKKLLVTGADGFIGSHLTEALVRQDYDVRAFVLYNSFNSWGWLDRCAKDVRGQFEVFAGDIRDPNGVRTAMKDCDGVLHLAALIAIPYSYHSPDTYVDTNVKGTLNVVQAARDLGVSKVVHTSTSEVYGTAQFVPITEDHPLQGQSPYSASKIGADQIALSFYRSFDTPVSVIRPFNTYGPRQSARAVIPTIITQIANGKRQIKLGAVHPTRDFNYVADTVAGFIAILQSDLAVGEVINIGSNFEVSIGDTARTIADVMGVEIEVITDEQRLRPGKSEVERLWASNQKAQNLLGWAPKYGGLEGFRQGLAETAAWFRESSNLAAYKANTYNL is encoded by the coding sequence GTGAAAAAGCTATTAGTGACAGGAGCTGATGGTTTTATTGGCTCCCATCTGACCGAAGCACTGGTGCGTCAAGATTATGATGTACGTGCTTTTGTCCTATATAACTCCTTCAACTCCTGGGGCTGGCTCGATCGCTGTGCCAAAGATGTCCGTGGTCAGTTTGAAGTGTTTGCGGGTGATATTCGCGACCCCAATGGGGTCAGGACAGCCATGAAAGACTGTGATGGGGTCCTGCATCTAGCAGCACTGATTGCCATCCCCTATTCCTACCACTCTCCCGATACCTATGTCGATACCAACGTTAAAGGGACCCTGAATGTGGTTCAGGCCGCCCGGGATCTTGGAGTCAGTAAGGTAGTCCATACGTCTACCAGTGAGGTATATGGTACAGCTCAGTTTGTGCCGATTACAGAGGACCATCCCCTGCAAGGCCAGTCACCCTATTCCGCCAGTAAGATTGGAGCCGACCAGATTGCCCTGTCGTTCTACCGCTCCTTTGATACGCCGGTGAGTGTGATCCGACCCTTTAATACCTATGGTCCCAGGCAGTCTGCTCGGGCTGTTATCCCAACTATTATTACCCAGATTGCTAATGGTAAACGCCAGATCAAGCTGGGGGCAGTGCATCCTACCCGTGACTTTAATTACGTGGCTGACACAGTAGCAGGGTTTATAGCAATACTGCAGTCGGATCTGGCTGTGGGCGAGGTGATTAACATTGGCAGTAACTTTGAAGTGTCGATTGGCGATACGGCCCGAACCATTGCGGATGTGATGGGAGTTGAGATCGAAGTGATTACCGACGAACAGCGTCTGCGTCCAGGGAAAAGTGAGGTAGAACGGCTCTGGGCTTCCAATCAGAAAGCTCAAAATTTGTTGGGATGGGCACCTAAGTATGGAGGACTTGAAGGATTTCGTCAAGGGCTAGCTGAGACAGCAGCGTGGTTTCGTGAATCGTCTAATCTAGCTGCGTATAAGGCAAATACTTACAATCTATAG
- a CDS encoding helix-turn-helix domain-containing protein: protein MAMLGHQLRDKLRADQKGAGTTTGRYLTPFQKKLLQKSLELDLSQKYRQRIQIMLLADQGKSQAEIGQALGCCPATARHWMLMARTGQALNWQDNPIGRPKAVNEQYLERLQELVKQSPRDCGYSFRRWTAHWLSQHLAKELGVEISPRHVNRLLKEMGLSTRPRKSSKAQSKTTENGMSGVSIMIHDLQSAVLPDSSPIMLSYTNRISFSTNG from the coding sequence ATGGCTATGTTAGGACATCAATTACGAGATAAATTACGAGCTGATCAAAAGGGCGCAGGTACTACCACAGGGAGATATTTAACCCCATTTCAAAAAAAGCTCCTGCAAAAAAGTTTGGAATTGGATCTATCACAAAAATACCGTCAGCGTATTCAAATTATGCTGCTAGCGGATCAGGGGAAATCTCAAGCTGAAATTGGGCAAGCCTTGGGCTGTTGCCCAGCGACAGCTAGGCATTGGATGCTGATGGCTCGCACGGGTCAAGCACTCAATTGGCAGGATAATCCCATTGGTCGCCCTAAGGCGGTTAATGAGCAATATCTTGAACGGTTGCAGGAACTGGTAAAACAGAGTCCTAGGGACTGTGGCTATTCATTTCGGCGCTGGACAGCTCATTGGTTAAGTCAGCATTTGGCTAAGGAATTGGGGGTTGAAATTAGCCCTCGCCATGTGAATCGGTTGCTCAAAGAGATGGGATTGTCCACTCGACCTAGAAAATCCAGTAAGGCTCAGTCAAAGACGACTGAGAATGGGATGAGTGGGGTTAGCATTATGATTCATGACTTGCAATCAGCTGTTCTCCCTGATTCTTCACCGATTATGCTGTCTTACACAAATAGGATAAGCTTTAGTACCAATGGTTAA
- a CDS encoding peptidylprolyl isomerase: protein MSKPITITETDLIQELKLSRQMPELLEKIVKHKTIRSVVADFGIEATEEELQKAADNYRVLNNLQSSDQTWEWLRYHGLSLEDYQEMIRYNLLSGKLAEHLFADKVEPYFYENQLDYVGAAMYQVPIEDDDLAMELYYAIQEGETSFFDVARQHIENKDLRRTAGYTGILRRDDLPPQLSAAVFAATPPQLLKPILVGSAMYLVYVEEIIQPELDQGLRTQIMSELFEQWLQSRMMMGQVTVTFDKEKVEV, encoded by the coding sequence ATGTCTAAACCTATTACGATTACCGAAACCGATCTGATTCAGGAACTGAAGCTATCCCGTCAAATGCCCGAACTCCTCGAAAAGATTGTCAAACACAAAACTATCAGGTCGGTGGTGGCAGATTTCGGAATTGAGGCAACGGAAGAGGAATTGCAGAAGGCGGCGGATAACTACCGGGTTCTGAATAACCTCCAGAGTTCCGATCAGACCTGGGAGTGGCTGCGCTACCATGGCTTGTCCTTGGAGGATTATCAGGAAATGATTCGCTACAACTTGCTGTCGGGGAAGTTGGCAGAGCATCTGTTTGCGGATAAGGTAGAACCCTATTTCTATGAAAACCAGTTGGATTATGTAGGGGCGGCGATGTATCAAGTTCCCATAGAAGATGACGATTTGGCCATGGAACTCTACTACGCTATCCAGGAAGGGGAAACGAGTTTTTTTGATGTGGCTCGTCAACACATTGAGAATAAGGACTTACGGCGCACTGCGGGCTATACCGGAATCCTGCGGCGCGATGATCTGCCACCGCAGTTGTCCGCTGCTGTGTTTGCGGCGACTCCCCCGCAGTTACTGAAACCGATTTTGGTTGGTAGTGCGATGTATTTAGTTTATGTGGAAGAAATTATTCAACCTGAGTTGGATCAAGGGTTGCGGACTCAAATTATGTCGGAGCTGTTTGAGCAGTGGTTGCAGTCGAGGATGATGATGGGTCAGGTGACGGTGACGTTTGATAAGGAAAAGGTGGAGGTTTAA
- a CDS encoding DUF4382 domain-containing protein — translation MVIAVFFLSGCGDGDPKSETKPTAGNGKLQFRANGEDFVRQGFVSKDRWQISFDRVYINLADMTAYQTNPPFNPDTVKEISVQEKIILPNPKTINLAEGGENAEPILIAEIADAPTGHYNALSWKMVKAKIGPAMGQTLVMGGKASKQGQTIDFVIKLDQEIEYRCGEFIGDQRKGILAKDGEADIEATFHFDHIFGDSDVTANDPLNTGAIGFEPLAALAKDGKLDVTMAQLQSGLPARTYQQLTQEILPNLGHVGEGHCKSTPISRS, via the coding sequence ATGGTTATAGCTGTCTTTTTCCTCTCAGGCTGTGGTGATGGTGACCCCAAGAGCGAGACTAAGCCTACAGCAGGGAATGGCAAGCTGCAATTTCGGGCTAACGGTGAAGACTTTGTCCGACAGGGCTTTGTTTCCAAAGACCGTTGGCAAATATCTTTCGATCGGGTTTACATCAACCTAGCGGACATGACAGCTTACCAAACTAACCCTCCCTTTAACCCCGATACAGTAAAGGAAATCTCAGTCCAAGAAAAAATTATCCTCCCCAATCCCAAAACCATCAATTTAGCGGAGGGGGGAGAGAATGCCGAGCCAATTCTGATTGCTGAGATAGCTGATGCGCCAACTGGTCATTACAATGCTCTTTCCTGGAAAATGGTCAAAGCCAAGATTGGTCCAGCGATGGGTCAAACCCTGGTGATGGGTGGTAAAGCCAGTAAGCAGGGACAAACCATTGATTTTGTGATCAAACTCGACCAAGAGATTGAATACCGGTGTGGTGAATTTATTGGTGATCAGCGCAAAGGGATTCTAGCCAAGGATGGGGAAGCTGATATAGAAGCTACCTTCCACTTCGATCACATTTTTGGCGATAGTGATGTGACCGCCAATGACCCCCTCAACACTGGTGCGATCGGATTTGAGCCATTAGCTGCACTCGCTAAGGACGGCAAGCTAGACGTGACAATGGCTCAGCTTCAATCAGGACTTCCAGCTCGCACCTATCAGCAGCTTACTCAAGAGATTCTGCCTAACCTAGGTCATGTCGGTGAAGGTCACTGTAAATCCACGCCAATTTCCAGGTCATGA
- a CDS encoding carboxypeptidase-like regulatory domain-containing protein: protein MLLSLVSVLSWSVNAEAHGTRLESKTIEAIEINAKYDTGQPMSNAQVTIYAPNNPTTPWQTGTSDTNGRFIFAPDYAQQGNWTIQVRQAGHGGMITITLGEENSAVAGQSSAAGNSLMISSTSPSYTPVQRMLMAAAGVWGFVGTALFFLGRKTNAHS from the coding sequence ATGCTACTGAGCCTGGTGTCTGTCTTGAGTTGGTCAGTCAATGCTGAGGCTCACGGCACTAGGCTTGAATCTAAAACTATCGAGGCCATTGAGATTAATGCTAAATATGACACTGGTCAACCTATGTCCAATGCCCAAGTAACCATTTATGCTCCCAACAATCCTACCACCCCTTGGCAGACAGGGACTAGTGACACCAACGGCAGGTTTATCTTTGCTCCGGATTACGCTCAGCAAGGAAATTGGACAATTCAGGTGCGCCAAGCTGGTCACGGTGGCATGATTACTATTACTCTCGGTGAAGAGAATTCTGCTGTAGCGGGTCAGTCATCAGCAGCGGGTAACTCCCTAATGATCTCATCAACCAGTCCTAGTTACACCCCTGTTCAGAGAATGCTGATGGCAGCTGCTGGTGTCTGGGGATTTGTGGGTACAGCACTCTTTTTCTTAGGGAGGAAAACTAATGCACATTCCTGA
- a CDS encoding peptidase domain-containing ABC transporter, whose translation MVKSSSAPIISPQQLSKTLGYSLSPSEFQRVLKRCQFKEPKVGKFWHAGSNNPNSNPNTNSNTNPNTNAGIYIIIAGKVRLLDGAGELITTLETEESFGELTLFPEVDLEPYLARASVNLKLCFLPADVVLALMDRYPQIRDHLWNKARLRDSKCQMRTQNPAPAHSPTPATYLTSGSPQKTKSQKKIKKAFFPHPAQRVGHWFQRVSRRYPFYAQQSASDCGAACLVMVSRYWGKQFSLNRLRNLANVNRDGSSLRGLCFAAESVGFSTRPVQASFDELAKQKLPAIVHWEGKHFIVVYEITKTHVVVCDPALEQRNLTHREFNQDWTGYALLLEPTLKFKDTKESSTSVWQFFELIKPHWLMLVEILIASIFLQLFGLVTPIFTQLILDRVVVQRSQVTLTTVVLGLLLFSFFRVAMTGLRQYLLVHTAKRIDLALIVGFIRHTFRLPLSYFESRYVGDIVSRVQENRKIEQFMTGETLSILLDLITVFIYGGMMFSYNWQMALLALVIVPPFSILALVTAPFLRRISREIFYASTKQNSYLIEALSGVRTVKASAVEQTVRWHWEELLNKAIKIGFSGHVFNTQLQMVSGTLEAVTSTGLLWFGASLVINDQLTIGQLVAFNMVLGKFTSPFQRLTVVWNKLQEVLISVERINDVLDAEPEEDLQQQDKVTLSQLQGHIRFENLTFRYHDDSDTNVLENLSFEVKPGQMVALVGRSGSGKTTISKLVLGFYPPTDGKVLIDGLDITSITTQSLRSQMGVVDQDTFLFGGTIQENISLCHPSADLEHVMKAAQLAGAHEFIQDLPMGYDTQIGEGGGMLSGGQRQRIAIARALMGNPKLLVLDEATSHLDPESERIIQRNLNTILKGRTTLVIAHRLSTIRNADLILVMDRGILIESGTYRELMEKRGHFYYLNQQQVTVTQ comes from the coding sequence ATGGTTAAAAGTTCATCTGCTCCAATAATTTCTCCTCAACAATTGAGTAAGACTCTGGGATATTCTCTGTCTCCATCAGAATTCCAGCGCGTCCTCAAACGATGTCAATTCAAAGAGCCTAAGGTGGGCAAGTTTTGGCACGCAGGAAGTAATAATCCCAATAGTAATCCCAATACTAATTCCAATACTAATCCCAATACTAATGCTGGGATCTATATCATTATCGCTGGTAAGGTGAGACTACTTGATGGGGCAGGTGAATTAATCACTACTTTGGAAACCGAGGAGTCTTTTGGGGAATTAACCTTGTTCCCAGAAGTTGACTTGGAACCCTATTTGGCTAGAGCTTCAGTGAATTTGAAGCTGTGCTTTCTACCAGCGGATGTGGTGTTGGCTCTAATGGATCGGTATCCCCAAATCCGAGACCATTTGTGGAATAAGGCACGATTGCGAGACTCCAAGTGCCAAATGCGAACGCAAAATCCTGCCCCAGCTCACTCCCCCACTCCCGCCACTTATCTCACCTCTGGATCCCCTCAAAAAACCAAGTCCCAGAAAAAAATCAAGAAAGCTTTCTTCCCCCATCCCGCTCAGCGTGTGGGACATTGGTTTCAACGGGTGAGTAGGCGCTATCCATTTTATGCTCAACAGAGTGCTAGCGATTGTGGTGCAGCCTGTTTGGTGATGGTGTCTCGCTACTGGGGGAAGCAGTTTAGTTTAAATCGCTTGCGGAATTTGGCCAATGTCAACCGGGATGGCTCATCCCTCCGAGGACTGTGCTTTGCTGCGGAAAGTGTTGGCTTTTCCACTCGTCCGGTGCAAGCTAGTTTCGATGAGTTGGCGAAGCAGAAGTTACCAGCAATTGTTCACTGGGAGGGGAAACATTTTATTGTTGTCTATGAGATTACTAAAACCCATGTGGTGGTATGTGACCCAGCTCTTGAGCAACGCAACCTCACCCATCGGGAGTTTAATCAGGATTGGACCGGTTATGCCCTGCTACTGGAACCAACCCTAAAGTTTAAGGATACTAAGGAGTCCTCTACATCTGTCTGGCAGTTCTTTGAGTTAATTAAGCCTCATTGGCTGATGCTGGTGGAAATCTTGATAGCATCAATATTTCTCCAGCTGTTTGGATTGGTTACGCCTATCTTCACCCAGTTGATTCTAGACCGGGTGGTGGTGCAGCGCTCACAGGTAACCTTAACAACAGTAGTGCTGGGATTACTGTTGTTTAGCTTCTTCCGGGTGGCGATGACAGGGTTGCGGCAGTATCTACTGGTTCACACGGCGAAAAGGATTGATTTGGCGCTGATAGTGGGGTTTATTCGCCATACCTTCCGATTGCCCTTGAGTTACTTTGAGTCCCGTTATGTAGGAGACATCGTATCACGGGTGCAGGAAAACCGCAAGATTGAGCAGTTCATGACCGGTGAGACCTTGTCGATTCTGCTGGATTTGATCACTGTCTTTATCTATGGGGGCATGATGTTTTCCTACAACTGGCAGATGGCACTGCTAGCGCTAGTGATCGTACCACCGTTTTCGATCTTGGCATTGGTGACCGCACCGTTTTTACGACGGATTTCTCGGGAAATTTTCTATGCCAGTACTAAGCAGAATAGTTATTTGATTGAAGCTCTGTCTGGAGTAAGGACGGTGAAAGCCTCGGCGGTAGAACAGACAGTGCGGTGGCATTGGGAGGAGTTGCTGAATAAAGCGATCAAGATTGGGTTTTCTGGACATGTGTTTAATACTCAGCTGCAAATGGTTAGTGGTACCCTCGAAGCGGTGACGAGTACGGGTTTGCTCTGGTTTGGAGCGTCCCTGGTGATTAACGACCAGTTAACCATTGGACAGTTGGTAGCCTTTAATATGGTGCTAGGGAAATTTACGTCTCCGTTCCAACGCCTGACGGTGGTATGGAATAAGCTGCAGGAGGTGTTAATTTCTGTGGAACGGATTAATGATGTCCTCGATGCCGAACCGGAGGAGGATTTACAGCAGCAAGATAAGGTAACCTTAAGTCAACTCCAGGGTCATATTCGGTTTGAGAATCTCACCTTTCGCTATCACGATGACAGTGATACCAATGTGCTGGAAAATCTCAGTTTTGAGGTCAAGCCTGGACAAATGGTAGCCCTAGTGGGACGCAGTGGTTCCGGGAAAACGACGATTTCTAAGTTGGTGTTGGGGTTTTATCCCCCTACCGATGGTAAGGTGTTGATTGATGGATTGGATATTACCTCGATAACGACACAGTCCTTGCGATCGCAAATGGGAGTGGTAGACCAAGATACCTTCCTGTTTGGGGGAACCATTCAGGAAAATATTAGCCTCTGTCATCCTTCCGCTGATTTAGAGCACGTGATGAAAGCGGCTCAATTAGCAGGAGCCCATGAGTTTATTCAAGACTTGCCTATGGGCTATGACACTCAGATCGGGGAAGGGGGAGGAATGTTGTCCGGGGGACAACGACAACGGATTGCGATCGCACGAGCACTGATGGGCAATCCCAAATTGTTGGTTTTAGATGAAGCTACCTCTCATTTAGATCCAGAATCAGAACGAATTATTCAACGAAACTTAAATACAATTTTAAAGGGACGGACGACATTAGTAATTGCTCATCGGTTATCAACAATTCGGAATGCCGATTTAATTTTAGTGATGGATAGAGGAATATTAATTGAGAGTGGAACTTATCGGGAATTGATGGAAAAGCGCGGACATTTCTATTACCTAAACCAACAACAGGTCACTGTAACCCAGTAA
- the psaK gene encoding photosystem I reaction center subunit PsaK: MGETALINSIFLAAVETSVPVTPEWSPTVGIVMILCNLFAITVGRFAIKNPGQGPALPGASGLFANFGIPELLATTSLGHILGAGVILGLATSGVL, encoded by the coding sequence ATGGGAGAAACTGCATTGATTAACTCAATTTTCTTAGCTGCTGTGGAAACCTCTGTTCCGGTGACCCCAGAGTGGAGTCCCACAGTGGGGATAGTAATGATTTTGTGTAATCTGTTTGCGATTACTGTTGGTCGCTTTGCCATCAAAAACCCCGGTCAAGGCCCAGCTTTACCCGGTGCCTCTGGACTGTTTGCCAATTTTGGTATCCCTGAACTCTTGGCAACTACTAGCCTCGGTCACATCCTAGGGGCTGGTGTCATCTTAGGTCTAGCCACTAGTGGTGTTTTGTAA
- the cbiM gene encoding cobalt transporter CbiM yields the protein MHIPDGILPASVCLAGYAATGGLTWYALRRIDQHKNPQEAIPRASLLTAAFFVASSIHLPIPPASVHFVLNGLLGAILGYYAIPAILIGLFFQAVMFQHGGLSTLGINAAMMGVSAILAYHLFQLRRVFGKGNRIVTAIFSFLAGAAGLGVATLIFFVLVITNIPANFNVAAERTAIYGLMVAHIPLMVIEGSFSAAVVLFLQRVQPELLGELGRGSKYDIKSQK from the coding sequence ATGCACATTCCTGATGGTATTCTCCCTGCTTCTGTCTGTCTCGCTGGTTATGCAGCTACTGGTGGACTCACTTGGTATGCCCTACGTCGAATTGATCAACATAAAAACCCCCAGGAGGCAATTCCCAGAGCGTCCTTACTGACCGCTGCCTTTTTTGTAGCATCCTCAATTCACCTCCCCATCCCACCAGCAAGTGTCCATTTCGTTCTTAATGGCTTGTTAGGGGCAATTTTAGGTTATTATGCCATTCCTGCCATTCTGATTGGTTTGTTCTTTCAAGCAGTTATGTTCCAGCATGGTGGACTCTCCACCCTCGGGATAAATGCAGCCATGATGGGAGTATCAGCAATCTTGGCCTATCACCTGTTCCAATTGCGGCGGGTGTTTGGTAAAGGCAATCGAATTGTTACTGCTATCTTCAGCTTCTTGGCAGGTGCTGCTGGCTTGGGAGTGGCGACACTAATATTCTTCGTCCTAGTCATTACCAATATTCCTGCTAATTTTAATGTGGCAGCAGAACGGACAGCAATTTACGGGCTAATGGTTGCTCATATTCCCCTGATGGTGATCGAGGGGTCGTTTTCAGCGGCAGTCGTGTTATTTTTGCAGCGAGTTCAACCAGAATTGCTAGGGGAATTGGGAAGGGGAAGCAAATACGATATCAAAAGTCAAAAATGA
- a CDS encoding TMEM165/GDT1 family protein, producing the protein MTQSDQSQPVKANQMAVWGIFSSTFLTIFLAEMGDKTQLATLLISAESQSPLIVFVGAAAALISTSLLGVLIGHWLAKRFSPEMMDTAAGTLLLLISVMLLWDAIKLN; encoded by the coding sequence GTGACTCAATCTGACCAGAGTCAGCCAGTAAAAGCAAACCAGATGGCTGTATGGGGAATCTTTAGTTCAACCTTCCTAACCATCTTTCTAGCGGAGATGGGCGACAAGACCCAACTGGCAACACTACTAATCAGTGCCGAATCCCAGTCTCCATTAATTGTGTTTGTTGGTGCTGCCGCAGCACTGATATCTACTAGTTTGCTAGGTGTACTTATTGGTCATTGGCTCGCTAAGCGCTTCTCCCCTGAGATGATGGATACTGCTGCCGGAACACTTTTACTGTTGATATCAGTTATGCTTCTGTGGGACGCAATTAAACTGAATTAG